Part of the Halostella litorea genome is shown below.
AGAAAGACGAACACGACCACAGCGCCTGGCTGCAGAAGAAAGACCTCACGCCGATAGAGAAGACGTTCCTCGTGTCGCTGATCTGGCTCGACAAGCGGCTCCGGATCGTCGACTACCTGGAGCTGCTGGAGAACCTGTACTACAAGGCGAACCTCCAGATGCCCAAGAGCCACACCGAGCAGTACAACCTCGACAACAAGTTCTGGTACTGGTACCCCCTGTACTCGCTCGGGTTCTTCTCGACGATAGCGTACGTCGTCGCCGCGGTCAGCGGCGCGTTGCTCGGGTTCTACTACTCCCCGGCGACCGCCGGCGAGACGGCGGCGGCCTACGAGCAGGTCATCTTCATCATGACGGACCTGAACTTCGGCTACATGCTCCGGAGTATCCACCGCTGGTCCGCGCAGGTGATGACGGCGGCGGT
Proteins encoded:
- a CDS encoding cytochrome b, with product MSLEKKDEHDHSAWLQKKDLTPIEKTFLVSLIWLDKRLRIVDYLELLENLYYKANLQMPKSHTEQYNLDNKFWYWYPLYSLGFFSTIAYVVAAVSGALLGFYYSPATAGETAAAYEQVIFIMTDLNFGYMLRSIHRWSAQVMTAAVFLHMLRVYFTGAYKEPRELNWLIGIVLISLTMVFGYTGYLLPWNQLSFWAGQIGVEMSLSIPLIGQWVAQLLFGGFTLGQATLQRMYILHVFFLPFVVTTLIAIHIGIVWMQGIAEPH